From the Euphorbia lathyris chromosome 6, ddEupLath1.1, whole genome shotgun sequence genome, one window contains:
- the LOC136234004 gene encoding uncharacterized protein isoform X2, translated as MDENGSCLVVSERKISSFYPMYFGVSCAFFALKVVSESRSSEEKWFELCDKMLQGSAQLLGLLVWRIQREGENSELQRKLLTAEKEIKELKQMRREDAKANEKVVSIFASQEQIWLTERKKLRQHIGGLMNEFRVHQTRKNETISEMNAKLNEMEMLLESKHKAENVLEEKLRNAENVAEELRQTAKREAQEYSTDLWKHKTAFLELVSNQRQLEAELGRALRQLEANRQEIESVLEKKEEAVLLAQKLSIEIIKTRNDLEQKDKILSAMLRKCKLDTAEKQILLKEVKLSKAKKKQAEVETEKWRAVSESKHQRNSLRNMFARPNSRADDPPIARGSSQTPDCVLEYENPEFRNDAQAFTPLSGYYSPEINGELANVKRLEGWVQAEAEKYSDTIEKRHHSEIDAFAEQLRLKDEKLEAFRWRMLSMEIESKRILARVEGLNKDMSQLRNENMKLESLLFHSQEAFNALKQQLRPQIAYVSVDDDVSVDKIVDIQSTEKDEETKAHSLQTSQEKDEEVKNVSPAHVDAVEKSHSPSQTLIKASNSLWRMDLQALGVSYKIKRLKQQLLMLERLTGKQESVEQTENNGGSKEVRGFDLLMSLLNKQISRYQSLQSKIDELCKRMHDNDIDRSRRDSGSLRTKGETKTLEHFLEETFQLQRYMVATGQKLMEVQSKIASGLVGVPEELDKSVSFDTNRFAENIRSLFQEVQRGLEVRIARIIGDLGGTLTCEGMIRMRGKCEDRNGS; from the exons ATGGATGAAAATGGTTCATGTTTAGTTGTCTCAGAAAGGAAGATTAGTAGCTTTTATCCTATGTATTTTGGTGTTTCTTGTGCTTTCTTTGCTCTTAAAGTCGTATCGGAATCGAGATCATCGGAGGAAAAATGGTTTGAATTGTGTGATAAAATGCTTCAAGGAAGTGCTCAACTCTTGGGATTACTTGTTTGGAGAATTCAAAGAGAAGGAGAGAATAGCGAGCTTCAACGAAAGCTATTGACCGCGGAGAAAGAGATCAAAGAGCTAAAGCAAATGCGTCGCGAGGATGCAAAGGCGAACGAGAAAGTCGTTAGCATCTTTGCATCACAAGAGCAGATTTGGTTGACGGAAAGAAAGAAGCTCAGGCAACATATTGGAGGTCTTATGAACGAATTTCGAGTTCATCAGACGCGAAAAAACGAAACcatttctgaaatgaatgcTAAACTTAatgagatggagatgttgctcgaGTCCAAACACAAGGCTGAAAATGTTTTAGAAGAAAAGTTACGCAACGCTGAAAATGTTGCAGAAGAATTGAGGCAGACCGCGAAACGAGAAGCTCAGGAGTATTCTACTGATCTGTGGAAACATAAGACGGCGTTCCTTGAACTCGTGTCAAACCAACGACAACTCGAAGCTGAGCTTGGTAGAGCTCTTAGACAACTTGAAGCTAATAGGCAGGAGATCGAATCAGTATTAGAGAAAAAGGAGGAGGCAGTATTGCTTGCTCAAAAACTATCCATCGAAATCATCAAGACGCGGAACGATTTGGAGCAGAAAGATAAGATCTTATCTGCAATGCTCAGGAAATGCAAACTTGATACAGCTGAGAAACAAATTCTTTTGAAGGAGGTTAAGCTATCAAAGGCTAAGAAGAAGCAAGCTGAAGTGGAAACCGAAAAGTGGAGAGCCGTTTCGGAGTCTAAACATCAGAGAAATTCGTTACGAAATATGTTTGCGCGCCCGAATTCACGAGCAGATGATCCTCCAATTGCAAGAGGTTCATCACAAACTCCAGATTGTGTTCTTGAGTATGAGAATCCTGAGTTCCGAAATGATGCTCAAGCTTTTACTCCTCTTTCCGGCTACTACTCACCCGAGATAAATGGCGAACTAG CTAATGTCAAGAGGCTAGAAGGATGGGTTCAGGCCGAAGCCGAGAAATATTCGGACACAATTGAGAAAAGGCATCATTCAGAAATAGATGCTTTTGCAGAACAGCTGAGGCTCAAAGATGAAAAATTAGAAGCTTTTCGGTGGCGAATGCTTAGTATGGAAATCGAATCAAAACGAATTCTGGCTCGTGTGGAGGGGCTAAACAAGGATATGTCCCAGCTCAGGAACGAAAATATGAAGCTGGAAAGTCTTCTGTTCCATAGCCAAGAAGCATTCAATGCCTTGAAACAGCAATTAAGACCGCAGATCGCATATGTTTCGGTAGATGATGATGTCTCCGTCGATAAGATTGTTGACATACAAAGTACCGAAAAGGATGAAGAAACAAAAGCACATTCATTGCAAACATCTcaagagaaagatgaagaagtgaAGAATGTAAGTCCCGCGCATGTTGATGCTGTCGAGAAGTCACATTCGCCTAGCCAAACGTTGATAAAGGCGAGTAATTCGCTATGGAGGATGGATCTTCAAGCTCTTGGAGTTTCATATAAGATCAAGAGGCTGAAACAGCAACTTCTGATGCTAGAGAGACTTACAGGAAAGCAAGAAAGCGTGGAACAAACCGAAAACAATGGGGGATCGAAGGAGGTTAGAGGCTTCGACTTGTTGATGTCGTTACTTAATAAGCAAATCAGCAGATATCAGTCTCTTCAAAGCAAAATCGACGAACTTTGCAAGCGAATG CATGATAATGATATAGACAGAAGCCGCAGAGATTCGGGTAGTTTAAGAACGAAAGGAGAGACAAAAACATTAGAACATTTTCTTGAAGAGACATTTCAGCTGCAGAGATACATGGTTGCAACAGGACAGAAACTGATGGAAGTTCAGTCTAAGATTGCTTCGGGACTCGTTGGAGTTCCGGAAGAGCTCGATAAATCTGTAAGCTTTGATACAAACAGATTTGCTGAAAACATAAGAAGTCTTTTCCAGGAAGTACAAAGAGGTCTCGAAGTTCGAATTGCTCGAATAATCGGAGATCTCGGCGGCACACTGACATGTGAAGGTATGATAAGAATGAGAGGAAAATGTGAAGACAGGAATGGGTCATAG
- the LOC136234004 gene encoding uncharacterized protein isoform X1 codes for MDENGSCLVVSERKISSFYPMYFGVSCAFFALKVVSESRSSEEKWFELCDKMLQGSAQLLGLLVWRIQREGENSELQRKLLTAEKEIKELKQMRREDAKANEKVVSIFASQEQIWLTERKKLRQHIGGLMNEFRVHQTRKNETISEMNAKLNEMEMLLESKHKAENVLEEKLRNAENVAEELRQTAKREAQEYSTDLWKHKTAFLELVSNQRQLEAELGRALRQLEANRQEIESVLEKKEEAVLLAQKLSIEIIKTRNDLEQKDKILSAMLRKCKLDTAEKQILLKEVKLSKAKKKQAEVETEKWRAVSESKHQRNSLRNMFARPNSRADDPPIARGSSQTPDCVLEYENPEFRNDAQAFTPLSGYYSPEINGELAITANVKRLEGWVQAEAEKYSDTIEKRHHSEIDAFAEQLRLKDEKLEAFRWRMLSMEIESKRILARVEGLNKDMSQLRNENMKLESLLFHSQEAFNALKQQLRPQIAYVSVDDDVSVDKIVDIQSTEKDEETKAHSLQTSQEKDEEVKNVSPAHVDAVEKSHSPSQTLIKASNSLWRMDLQALGVSYKIKRLKQQLLMLERLTGKQESVEQTENNGGSKEVRGFDLLMSLLNKQISRYQSLQSKIDELCKRMHDNDIDRSRRDSGSLRTKGETKTLEHFLEETFQLQRYMVATGQKLMEVQSKIASGLVGVPEELDKSVSFDTNRFAENIRSLFQEVQRGLEVRIARIIGDLGGTLTCEGMIRMRGKCEDRNGS; via the exons ATGGATGAAAATGGTTCATGTTTAGTTGTCTCAGAAAGGAAGATTAGTAGCTTTTATCCTATGTATTTTGGTGTTTCTTGTGCTTTCTTTGCTCTTAAAGTCGTATCGGAATCGAGATCATCGGAGGAAAAATGGTTTGAATTGTGTGATAAAATGCTTCAAGGAAGTGCTCAACTCTTGGGATTACTTGTTTGGAGAATTCAAAGAGAAGGAGAGAATAGCGAGCTTCAACGAAAGCTATTGACCGCGGAGAAAGAGATCAAAGAGCTAAAGCAAATGCGTCGCGAGGATGCAAAGGCGAACGAGAAAGTCGTTAGCATCTTTGCATCACAAGAGCAGATTTGGTTGACGGAAAGAAAGAAGCTCAGGCAACATATTGGAGGTCTTATGAACGAATTTCGAGTTCATCAGACGCGAAAAAACGAAACcatttctgaaatgaatgcTAAACTTAatgagatggagatgttgctcgaGTCCAAACACAAGGCTGAAAATGTTTTAGAAGAAAAGTTACGCAACGCTGAAAATGTTGCAGAAGAATTGAGGCAGACCGCGAAACGAGAAGCTCAGGAGTATTCTACTGATCTGTGGAAACATAAGACGGCGTTCCTTGAACTCGTGTCAAACCAACGACAACTCGAAGCTGAGCTTGGTAGAGCTCTTAGACAACTTGAAGCTAATAGGCAGGAGATCGAATCAGTATTAGAGAAAAAGGAGGAGGCAGTATTGCTTGCTCAAAAACTATCCATCGAAATCATCAAGACGCGGAACGATTTGGAGCAGAAAGATAAGATCTTATCTGCAATGCTCAGGAAATGCAAACTTGATACAGCTGAGAAACAAATTCTTTTGAAGGAGGTTAAGCTATCAAAGGCTAAGAAGAAGCAAGCTGAAGTGGAAACCGAAAAGTGGAGAGCCGTTTCGGAGTCTAAACATCAGAGAAATTCGTTACGAAATATGTTTGCGCGCCCGAATTCACGAGCAGATGATCCTCCAATTGCAAGAGGTTCATCACAAACTCCAGATTGTGTTCTTGAGTATGAGAATCCTGAGTTCCGAAATGATGCTCAAGCTTTTACTCCTCTTTCCGGCTACTACTCACCCGAGATAAATGGCGAACTAG CAATTACAGCTAATGTCAAGAGGCTAGAAGGATGGGTTCAGGCCGAAGCCGAGAAATATTCGGACACAATTGAGAAAAGGCATCATTCAGAAATAGATGCTTTTGCAGAACAGCTGAGGCTCAAAGATGAAAAATTAGAAGCTTTTCGGTGGCGAATGCTTAGTATGGAAATCGAATCAAAACGAATTCTGGCTCGTGTGGAGGGGCTAAACAAGGATATGTCCCAGCTCAGGAACGAAAATATGAAGCTGGAAAGTCTTCTGTTCCATAGCCAAGAAGCATTCAATGCCTTGAAACAGCAATTAAGACCGCAGATCGCATATGTTTCGGTAGATGATGATGTCTCCGTCGATAAGATTGTTGACATACAAAGTACCGAAAAGGATGAAGAAACAAAAGCACATTCATTGCAAACATCTcaagagaaagatgaagaagtgaAGAATGTAAGTCCCGCGCATGTTGATGCTGTCGAGAAGTCACATTCGCCTAGCCAAACGTTGATAAAGGCGAGTAATTCGCTATGGAGGATGGATCTTCAAGCTCTTGGAGTTTCATATAAGATCAAGAGGCTGAAACAGCAACTTCTGATGCTAGAGAGACTTACAGGAAAGCAAGAAAGCGTGGAACAAACCGAAAACAATGGGGGATCGAAGGAGGTTAGAGGCTTCGACTTGTTGATGTCGTTACTTAATAAGCAAATCAGCAGATATCAGTCTCTTCAAAGCAAAATCGACGAACTTTGCAAGCGAATG CATGATAATGATATAGACAGAAGCCGCAGAGATTCGGGTAGTTTAAGAACGAAAGGAGAGACAAAAACATTAGAACATTTTCTTGAAGAGACATTTCAGCTGCAGAGATACATGGTTGCAACAGGACAGAAACTGATGGAAGTTCAGTCTAAGATTGCTTCGGGACTCGTTGGAGTTCCGGAAGAGCTCGATAAATCTGTAAGCTTTGATACAAACAGATTTGCTGAAAACATAAGAAGTCTTTTCCAGGAAGTACAAAGAGGTCTCGAAGTTCGAATTGCTCGAATAATCGGAGATCTCGGCGGCACACTGACATGTGAAGGTATGATAAGAATGAGAGGAAAATGTGAAGACAGGAATGGGTCATAG